The DNA segment GAAATAAAGATGGGCAATCCCAGCGCGTTGTAAGGTTGGCAAGGGCGTGTTTCCATCAGGTGCCGTGCGATTAAACCAATCAATGAACCGATCCATTTCCAGTGTCATTTGGCAGGACGGCGGCGCTTCGAAATGGACCTTGGGCGCATAAATGGGACCGGAGACAATTTGCATCGGGTCGTCGTGTGTTCGATATCGCCCGACATCTTGTAGGTCGCTACGACCAGCGGTAATCCAGGTATGCCAGCGATACAACTGCTCGTGAGTCATTGGCATGGCAAAGTGCTGGTACAGATCGACCATAACCTCTGCTATGCCTTGTTCGGCCGGCGGGACTTTTCGATGGTCGGTGACTAAACCGAATTGGCGGCAAATCGAAGATTGCAGGCTGTCCCGGTTGAGATATTCGCCTTCAATGGCTGATGTTTTCAAGGCTTCATTGCTGATCAGCTCGATGGTCAGCTGCCGTCTGTCGTCTTCAGACAAATGTTTAACCGCGCCGAATGACACTCCGGCGCCAAGCAACAAGCGCTTTTCAAAATTCTCCAGCTGCGTCGCGGTGTAGGTGAAGTGCGGCCAATCCGCCAGTTGCCAATTCCAGATCATGATCCATACAGAATGATTTTATCGATCATAAATATAGCATTTGTTGAGCTATAAAGGGCCTGTTTAAACATCACGCAGCCTGTATTACCACACTGGGCAAATCCGAGCACTGTAACTTTTGAAATTCCAGGAAAATCTCGAACTATTGGAAGCGCTAAATCGGGGGTTGCTTGAAACGCTGCCTGCTCAATAATGAAAAAACTAAGCCGGACAAGCCGATCAACTGTGCATGAACACTTTGGGGGTGGAAACTTTTCAATGCTCTTTTCCCCGAGACACTGAATCCCCTTTGCGTACGGCTGTATTATTGTAAATTTGGTAGCTGCAATAACCGCTCACTACGCCATACCCTAATGACATAGATGGTTTGATTTTGAAGCCAGTACACAATACGAAACGGAGGATGAATCAGTTCACGTATTGTTGGCTCGGAAAATTCTGGAACGATACGGCCGATCTCTGGATGTTCTTCCAGAATTTCGAGGTGATTAATGATTTCGGCAACAAACTTTTCGCCCACTGCGGGGACTTCTTGTTCTTGGTAATAGGCTTGAATATTGGCCAGATCGTTATATGCCGAATCGGCAATCAAAAGTTTCACTCACTAATGCCTAATCGAGTTTTAATCTCGCCAAGATCCATGACTCTACCATTTTTGACATCCATTAGCCCCTGGGCAACGGCTTTCATGAACTCTCGCTCTTCTTGGCATTTCTCATAGTCATCCAGATCCTGAACCACTGCAACACCGCGACCACGGCTAGTCAGCAATACCGGCCTATGCGTTTCCTT comes from the Methylomonas sp. LL1 genome and includes:
- a CDS encoding Fic family protein, with product MIWNWQLADWPHFTYTATQLENFEKRLLLGAGVSFGAVKHLSEDDRRQLTIELISNEALKTSAIEGEYLNRDSLQSSICRQFGLVTDHRKVPPAEQGIAEVMVDLYQHFAMPMTHEQLYRWHTWITAGRSDLQDVGRYRTHDDPMQIVSGPIYAPKVHFEAPPSCQMTLEMDRFIDWFNRTAPDGNTPLPTLQRAGIAHLYFVSIHPFEDGNGRIGRAIAEKALAQCLGQPTLIALAFTIERHRNAYYTALEMANKQIDVTDWLVYFAELVMAAQDYTHQWIDFLIQKTKLYDRVRGQLSPRQEKALARMFREGPDGFTGGLSADKYRSMTGAPSATTTRDLQDLVAKGALIRTGERKHTRYYLNLTGTLP
- a CDS encoding type II toxin-antitoxin system RelE/ParE family toxin — encoded protein: MKLLIADSAYNDLANIQAYYQEQEVPAVGEKFVAEIINHLEILEEHPEIGRIVPEFSEPTIRELIHPPFRIVYWLQNQTIYVIRVWRSERLLQLPNLQ
- a CDS encoding type II toxin-antitoxin system Phd/YefM family antitoxin; translated protein: MHTKFSEDVIPLTDLKINPGKIVNQVKETHRPVLLTSRGRGVAVVQDLDDYEKCQEEREFMKAVAQGLMDVKNGRVMDLGEIKTRLGISE